The Gemmatimonas phototrophica region GAGATCGAGGATGTTCCCCTCAACTCGGTCCGCGCGAATGGGGTTGGGGCGGTCCAGAATGATGATGGGCTTGCCGGCACTCGCGGCGGTCAGGGCCAGCGTCCACTGGTACGTGTAGACACGGGCCCCGACATCCTGGATGTCGTAGATCAGCACATCAATGTCTTTCAGCATGTCCGGCGTGGGGACCCGCACCGCACCGTACAGCGAGTGCACGGTGACGCCTGTTCTGGCATCCACCCCGCTGCCGACCTTTTCACCGGCCTTGGCTTCTCCGCGGATGCCATGCTCAGGGCCATACAGTGCCGTGAGCTTGACGCCGGGGGCGTTGAAGAGCAGGTCGACGGTGCTGGTGCCCTTCCGGTCGCGCCCCGAGTGATTGGTGAGCAAGCCGACACGCTTGCCCCTGATGAGATGCAGGGAATCGGCCAGCAGCACTTCGATGCCCGGGATGACGTTGCCACGCTTGGCCGTCGGTTGGCCGTCCGGGAGGTCGCGCGAAGCCCCCCACGGGGCGGGTGGCGGAGGCACCGGCGTGCGGAGATCAAACTCCACACGAAAACGGCGGGAGGTCCCTTCACGCTCCAACTGATAGACGAAGGTGCTCGTGGTGACGTCCACCGTCCACACGTTGGTGCGGGCGGCCGGAATCATGGCTTTGGTGAGGCTGTCAGCGGCAAAGGCCATGCGCGCCGCCGACCCACCGGGACGGGCCTCCCCGCCATACTGGGTCACGGCGTCCGCCGAGCCATCCTCGTGCCGATGATCGTGCTTGAGCCGCACGCCGTCGGCCGTGCGAGTGAACACCCACGTCCGGGAACGATTGTCGCCGACATGAAAGGGGACGCGAACCGTATCGCCGCACTCCCGTACGTGCATCACCAGGCGTTGTCCCAGCATGGCACTGTCGGTTGGCTGGGGGTTGATCAGCCGGCCTTCGAAGGCCTGGCCGCAGCGGGCCCGCAGCGCCTGCAGGAAGTCGTCGGCCGGGTCGCGGGGGCGGGCGGGTACGACGGCGGCCAGGGTCAGCAAACCGACCAGCAGGGGCAGGGGGATCGGCATGGCGGTGTGGCGGGGCAGAGGAATTGAGGGGAATCTGAAATGAAAACCCGGAACCCCAAACTCCAACCCACAACCCGGAACTGATCAGTTTCGGGTTGTGGGTGAGGGTTACGGGTTCGAGCAAAAAACAAAAACCCGCCAACGATGTAAATCGTTGACGGGCCTCTATTTATCTCAGTCGGGGCGACAGGATTCGAACCTGCGACCTCGTGCTCCCGAAGCACGCGCTCTACCGGGCTAAGCTACGCCCCGTTGACTGTCCAACACCCATGATCCGGATGACGTGCCCCCATTCGGATCTCAAAATGCGCCTGGAAGGACTCGAACCTCCAACCTTCTGATCCGTAGTCAGATGCTCTATCCAATTGAGCTACAGGCGCAACGGATCGTGTATCACCTACTGCCAGCGTGTCCCACTCCCCTTGCCACGAGGGCAAGGGACCAGCAACCTAGTGAGTCTTTTCGGCCGTCGCTACTGCTCCGTCCGCTGATTTTCACCCGGGTACCACACCTACGATGGGTCGTACAAGACTCGAACTTGTGACCTCCACGATGTCAACGTGGCGCTCTAACCAACTGAGCTAACGACCCTCGACATCGGCCCTACAGAGCGGGAAACGGGACTCGAACCCGCGACCCCAACCTTGGCAAGGTTGTGCTCTACCAACTGAGCTATTCCCGCGTTTCACCCCTCCAGCCCAAACCGGAGGGAACCGCCGACCCGCTTTTGGTCTTGGTGAAAGTACACCAGACCGAACCGATCGGGGTATGGAGCTGAGGGGAATCGAACCCCTGACCTCTTGAATGCCATTCAAGCGCTCTCCCAACTGAGCTACAGCCCCGGCACCCCTTACCTCCCCGCACCACAAACCATGACCAGCGTCCGTGCCCGCAGGGTATCAGGAACCGCGCAGTCTAGTCAGGTGTATGTC contains the following coding sequences:
- a CDS encoding exo-beta-N-acetylmuramidase NamZ family protein codes for the protein MPIPLPLLVGLLTLAAVVPARPRDPADDFLQALRARCGQAFEGRLINPQPTDSAMLGQRLVMHVRECGDTVRVPFHVGDNRSRTWVFTRTADGVRLKHDHRHEDGSADAVTQYGGEARPGGSAARMAFAADSLTKAMIPAARTNVWTVDVTTSTFVYQLEREGTSRRFRVEFDLRTPVPPPPAPWGASRDLPDGQPTAKRGNVIPGIEVLLADSLHLIRGKRVGLLTNHSGRDRKGTSTVDLLFNAPGVKLTALYGPEHGIRGEAKAGEKVGSGVDARTGVTVHSLYGAVRVPTPDMLKDIDVLIYDIQDVGARVYTYQWTLALTAASAGKPIIILDRPNPIRADRVEGNILDLAYRSLVGQHAVALRYGLTPGELMRYLVGTKALNADITVIPMQQYTRDLWFDETGLPRVNPSPNLRSLDAELLYPGTVFFEGTNATEGRGTDAPFTLIGADYLTDHAAVASALNALRMPGVRFDTTTRTIEAGYKFGGTTIPMIKVVVTDRNAVRPVEVGIRMLRAFYVAHPKEFSWRGQALNGPNRRRSIDLLAGTDALANAVEKGTIDALLEGWNADAARFRARIQPYLLYPVGTR